Proteins found in one Anopheles aquasalis chromosome 3, idAnoAquaMG_Q_19, whole genome shotgun sequence genomic segment:
- the LOC126578746 gene encoding succinate dehydrogenase cytochrome b560 subunit, mitochondrial-like has translation MAASLLLRNACRRSLFQGCYGLNGHQTLPTLAAARTIVLKPVKSDERPGESHDDRNARLKRPQSPHLTIYSFQLTSALSITHRFTGLALTGYITAIGLGALALPHDATHYLTMLEGLSAPTLIALKFMLAYPFAYHTVNGVRHLFWDMGKFLTIKEVYTTGYTMLGVSGVLAGVLTAL, from the exons ATGGCCGCTAGCCTTCTGCTCAG AAACGCCTGCCGTCGCTCGCTGTTCCAGGGATGCTATGGCCTCAACGGACACCAGACCCTGCCGACACTTGCGGCCGCCCGTACGATCGTGCTGAAACCGGTCAAATCCGACGAGCGTCCGGGGGAGTCGCATGACGATCGAAATGCCCGCCTGAAGCGACCGCAGTCCCCGCATCTTACCATCTACAGCTTCCAGCTAACGAGTGCCCTTTCGATTACCCACCGATTTACTGGGCTGGCGCTGACCGGTTACATTACCGCAATCGGTCTCGGTGCCCTGGCCCTGCCGCACGATGCGACACACTATCTTACCATGCTCGAAGGCCTGAGCGCTCCAACGCTGATCGCGCTCAAGTTCATGTTGGCCTACCCGTTCGCCTACCATACCGTCAACGGTGTGCGCCATCTGTTCTGGGATATGGGCAAGTTCCTGACCATCAAGGAGGTGTATACTACCGGCTACACGATGCTGGGTGTGTCCGGTGTGTTGGCCGGTGTGCTGACGGCGTTGTAA
- the LOC126578744 gene encoding protein enabled isoform X1 produces MMCEQSIIGARASVMVYDDVQKKWIPSGSSSGLSKVQIFHHQQNNTFRVVGRKLQDHEVVINCSIIKGLKYNQATATFHQWRDSKFVYGLNFSSPQDAEAFARAMMHALDVLSGRVPPPSNMQTTNPNPNQMAAYEEDMGYRTMTREDAAIMQQQQQMTSQPAGVGPPQPPPNTIPGPGGGGGGGGGGPGILSPQTPTSQTLPSQASQQQQQQQQTHHRTNSAPPVPPALPIQQQQQQLQQPQQPQQPIPSQQQQQPKPIYASQQSNSSTNSITYGNNSPYPQPIYVASNQNQTIVNQSVITQQQQQVPLPPNLANGGGSIYATATCSPSATNNNSSNSIYAGQQQQQQQQQPPPPPMMMPPNGYGPSNGAPGGGLPYGGPVGQSQYGIPAVPQMPMQPQQQQQPPAPPQQMQQTSAAPPPPPMMPPMSFPMSSTPSNIPQPPAPPMPPMMMNHSNAAAPPPPPPPPGANMSVKPGEINSLALQLASAKLKRSTPAQPKGGSATSVSVTSASSASSLGSASSNAISSTVTENSGSSTSSGGSGNYGTIGRSSSGMASMMDEMAKTLARRRAQAEKKEPDSNDDGGASGTRQRAWEKSSTLPHKLGNSSQNASGSGSAGAGGQGSSLSGSESPKPARKRFGSASEETILKQINGGDSFSLPTAVELDHLKEDILREMRSEIAKAKNEIIQAIKSEFNRR; encoded by the exons ATGATGTG cGAACAAAGTATAATCGGTGCCCGGGCTTCGGTCATGGTGTACGATGATGTGCAGAAGAAGTGGATCCCGTCGGGCAGCTCATCGGGGCTCAGCAAGGTGCAGATCttccatcaccagcagaaCAACACGTTCCGGGTGGTCGGCCGTAAGCTGCAGGACCACGAGGTCGTCATCAACTGTTCGATCATCAAGGGCCTGAAGTACAATCAGGCCACGGCAACGTTTCATCAGTGGCGCGATTCCAAGTTCGTCTACGGGCTGAACTTCTCCAGCCCGCAGGATGCGGAAGCGTTCGCCCGGGCAATGATGCATGCGCTCGAT GTGCTCAGTGGACGGGTTCCTCCACCGTCGAACATGCAGACAAccaacccgaacccgaaccagATGGCGGCGTACGAGGAGGATATGGGCTATCGGACGATGACGCGCGAAGATGCGGCcatcatgcagcagcaacagcaaatgacgagccagccggccggtgttggaccaccgcaaccaccacccaacacGATACCGggtccgggtggtggtggtggtggcggcggtggcggccctGGTATCCTTTCTCCTCAGACGCCCACATCTCAAACGTTGCCATCACAagccagccaacagcagcagcagcagcagcagacccatCATCGTACGAACAG tgcaccaccggtaccgccaGCGTTaccgatccagcagcagcagcagcaattacagcaaccacagcagccacagcagccgaTAccatcgcaacagcagcagcaaccgaaaccgatctaTGCATCAcaacagagcaacagcagtaccaACAGTATTACCTATGGAAACAACTCG CCGTATCCACAACCAATCTACGTAGCATcgaatcaaaatcaaacaatcgtGAATCAATCGGTGAtaacgcagcaacagcagcaggtcccGCTACCACCGAATCtagcgaacggtggtggttcgatcTATGCGACGGCCACATGCTCGCCAAgcgcaaccaacaacaactcgtCGAATTCCAtctacgctggccagcagcagcagcagcagcagcagcaaccaccgccaccaccgatgatgatgccaccgaATGGTTACGGCCCATCGAACGGggcccccggtggtggcctACCGTACGGTGGACCCGTTGGCCAATCCCAGTACGGCATACCAGCG GTTCCCCAGATGCCAatgcaaccacaacaacagcagcaaccaccggcGCCACCACAACAGATGCAACAGACGAGTGCCgctcctccgccaccgccaatgATGCCACCGATGTCATTCCCGATGTCGTCGACTCCTTCAAATATTCCACAG ccaccagcaccgccaatgccaccgatgatgatgaaccacAGTAACGCGGCtgctcctccgccaccaccgccaccgcccggtGCGAACATGTCCGTGAAACCGGGCGAAATCAACTCGTTGGCCCTCCAGCTGGCCAGTGCCAAACTGAAGCGCAGCACACCGGCGCAACCGAAGGGCGGTTCGGCAACGTCCGTCAGTGTCACCAGTGCCTCGTCCGCATCATCACTGGGctcggccagcagcaatgcCATTTCTTCCACCGTGACGGAGAACAGTGGCAGTAGTACGTCGAGTGGAGGTAGTGGTAATTATGGAACCATAG GGCGATCGTCATCCGGTATGGCCTCGATGATGGACGAAATGGCGAAGACTCTTGCTCGACGACGAGCGCAAGCGGAGAAAAAGGAG CCGGACtccaacgatgatggtggcgcatCCGGGACACGTCAGCGGGCCTGGGAAAAGTCTAGCACGCTACCGCACAAGCTGGGTAACAGCAGCCAAAACGCGAGTGGTTCCGGTAGTGCTGGAGCAGGAGGGCAGGGTTCTAGCTTGAGCGGTTCCGAATCACCGAAACCGGCCCGGAAGCGGTTTGGTAGTGCGAGTGAAGAGACGATACTAAAG CAAATAAATGGTGGCGATAGCTTCTCGCTGCCAACCGCCGTCGAGCTCGACCATCTGAAGGAGGATATTTTGCGCGAAATGCGTTCCGAGATCGCGAAAGCGAAGAATGAAATTATACAAGCTATCAAATCCGAGTTCAACCGTAGGTAA
- the LOC126575422 gene encoding uncharacterized protein LOC126575422: MMTRRKSVHESTLQAQLQQERAAEDQLAIGTLASDIANILKTSVGPGTTGNQSTGLLPISSSPQAQTPGTSSATKPTTTLGEAADPKKPAGSFTPSSIAGSSNSITSPLTSNSFGPSSSPSVVPSAARGSSVNRSKTPRISKRSASLLDAAQPPAVTVPSSSNTGMQTSSSMASSVSASGSTSTMNTMATASTTPVQNPVQQTLAQNGMDPDEIPKFKGYRIIEIDHFLQWAAFSQFMHSKHCPGGLLKPYQEYISGCYSTFAMKCSRCSAIITRSSENYIHHNKLVNRLVKGTIQLGKDYDEMLQFMDLLEVPFVTRDEFQSVRAQLGSSLEDQSALQRAVEELEQASVQSKRKRHGSCKYHYEVLKVYLNKKMKKIEENLQLSVNDSVALAVNAHLKNVSHVQLMPNGHSSNMNCAILGAGGGGSGGGGGGGAVYGSAVTSHPVNTGQHSNVNSTSISTHGLNGPPTIGTGPVPPGGVRSTMMLEPSGMLGSGGIARLPSFNRDQQQQQQQQQH; encoded by the exons ATGATGACCCGAAGGAAATCCGTGCACGAGTCCACGCTGCAggcacagctgcagcaggaacGGGCGGCCGAGGATCAACTGGCAATCGGGACACTGGCATCGGACATCGCCAATATTCTGAAAACTAGTGTAGGGCCCGGAACGACCGGCAACCAATCCACCGGTCTACTGCCAATATCATCGTCGCCACAAGCGCAAACCCCAGGCACATCATCggccaccaaaccaacgacAACTCTGGGAGAGGCAGCTGATCCGAAGAAACCGGCCGGATCGTTTACACCTTCTTCAATcgccggtagcagcaacagtatcaCGTCTCCACTTACAAGCAACTCCTTTGGCCCTTCCAGTTCCCCCAGCGTAGTGCCGTCTGCCGCCAGGGGAAGCTCCGTGAATCGCAGCAAAACGCCACGCATCTCAAAACGGTCCGCATctctgctggatgctgctcaACCTCCAGCAGTCACGGTTCCGTCGTCTAGCAACACCGGCATGCagactagcagcagcatggcctCCTCAGTCTCCGCCAGTGGAAGCACAAGCACAATGAACACCATGGCCACGGCATCTACGACTCCCGTACAGAATCCCGTCCAGCAGACACTTGCACAGAATGGCATGGATCCGGACGAGATACCAAAGTTCAAGGGTTACCGCATCATCGAAATTGACCATTTCCTGCAGTGGGCAGCCTTCTCCCAGTTTATGCACTCGAAGCACTGCCCGGGCGGATTGCTTAAACCGTACCAGGAGTACATCAGTGGCTGTTACTCGACGTTCGCGATGAAGTGTAGCCGCTGCTCGGCGATCATTACACGCTCCTCGGAGAACTACATTCACCACAACAAGCTGGTGAACCGGTTGGTCAAGGGTACGATACAGCTGGGCAAGGACTACGACGAGATGCTCCAGTTCATGGATCTGCTCGAGGTACCGTTCGTGACACGTGACGAGTTTCAATCGGTACGTGCCCAGCTGGGCTCTTCGCTCGAGGACCAATCCGCACTGCAGCGGGCCGTCGAGGAGCTAGAGCAAGCGTCGGTTCAGTCGAAGCGCAAGCGGCACGGTAGCTGCAAATACCACTACGAAGTGCTGAAGGTGTATCTCaacaaaaagatgaaaaaaattgaagagAATCTACAGCTCTCGGTGAACGATTCCGTAGCGCTGGCCGTTAATGCAcatttgaagaacgtttcgcACGTTCAGCTCAT GCCCAATGGACACAGCAGTAACATGAATTGTGCGATACTTGGTgccgggggaggaggaagtggtggtggtggaggaggaggagcagttTACGGAAGTGCAGTTACCTCTCATCCGGTCAACACTGGCCAACACAGCAACGTCAACAgtaccagcatcagcacacacGGGCTAAATGGGCCACCAACGATAGGCACAGGTCCGGTACCACCGGGTGGCGTACGCTCTACAATGATGCTGGAACCGTCTGGGATGCTTGGGAGCGGAGGGATCGCTAGGTTACCATCATTCAATCgtgatcagcaacagcaacagcagcagcagcaacactga
- the LOC126578744 gene encoding protein enabled isoform X3 — MMCEQSIIGARASVMVYDDVQKKWIPSGSSSGLSKVQIFHHQQNNTFRVVGRKLQDHEVVINCSIIKGLKYNQATATFHQWRDSKFVYGLNFSSPQDAEAFARAMMHALDVLSGRVPPPSNMQTTNPNPNQMAAYEEDMGYRTMTREDAAIMQQQQQMTSQPAGVGPPQPPPNTIPGPGGGGGGGGGGPGILSPQTPTSQTLPSQASQQQQQQQQTHHRTNSAPPVPPALPIQQQQQQLQQPQQPQQPIPSQQQQQPKPIYASQQSNSSTNSITYGNNSPYPQPIYVASNQNQTIVNQSVITQQQQQVPLPPNLANGGGSIYATATCSPSATNNNSSNSIYAGQQQQQQQQQPPPPPMMMPPNGYGPSNGAPGGGLPYGGPVGQSQYGIPAVPQMPMQPQQQQQPPAPPQQMQQTSAAPPPPPMMPPMSFPMSSTPSNIPQPPAPPMPPMMMNHSNAAAPPPPPPPPGANMSVKPGEINSLALQLASAKLKRSTPAQPKGGSATSVSVTSASSASSLGSASSNAISSTVTENSGSSTSSGGRSSSGMASMMDEMAKTLARRRAQAEKKEPDSNDDGGASGTRQRAWEKSSTLPHKLGNSSQNASGSGSAGAGGQGSSLSGSESPKPARKRFGSASEETILKQINGGDSFSLPTAVELDHLKEDILREMRSEIAKAKNEIIQAIKSEFNRR; from the exons ATGATGTG cGAACAAAGTATAATCGGTGCCCGGGCTTCGGTCATGGTGTACGATGATGTGCAGAAGAAGTGGATCCCGTCGGGCAGCTCATCGGGGCTCAGCAAGGTGCAGATCttccatcaccagcagaaCAACACGTTCCGGGTGGTCGGCCGTAAGCTGCAGGACCACGAGGTCGTCATCAACTGTTCGATCATCAAGGGCCTGAAGTACAATCAGGCCACGGCAACGTTTCATCAGTGGCGCGATTCCAAGTTCGTCTACGGGCTGAACTTCTCCAGCCCGCAGGATGCGGAAGCGTTCGCCCGGGCAATGATGCATGCGCTCGAT GTGCTCAGTGGACGGGTTCCTCCACCGTCGAACATGCAGACAAccaacccgaacccgaaccagATGGCGGCGTACGAGGAGGATATGGGCTATCGGACGATGACGCGCGAAGATGCGGCcatcatgcagcagcaacagcaaatgacgagccagccggccggtgttggaccaccgcaaccaccacccaacacGATACCGggtccgggtggtggtggtggtggcggcggtggcggccctGGTATCCTTTCTCCTCAGACGCCCACATCTCAAACGTTGCCATCACAagccagccaacagcagcagcagcagcagcagacccatCATCGTACGAACAG tgcaccaccggtaccgccaGCGTTaccgatccagcagcagcagcagcaattacagcaaccacagcagccacagcagccgaTAccatcgcaacagcagcagcaaccgaaaccgatctaTGCATCAcaacagagcaacagcagtaccaACAGTATTACCTATGGAAACAACTCG CCGTATCCACAACCAATCTACGTAGCATcgaatcaaaatcaaacaatcgtGAATCAATCGGTGAtaacgcagcaacagcagcaggtcccGCTACCACCGAATCtagcgaacggtggtggttcgatcTATGCGACGGCCACATGCTCGCCAAgcgcaaccaacaacaactcgtCGAATTCCAtctacgctggccagcagcagcagcagcagcagcagcaaccaccgccaccaccgatgatgatgccaccgaATGGTTACGGCCCATCGAACGGggcccccggtggtggcctACCGTACGGTGGACCCGTTGGCCAATCCCAGTACGGCATACCAGCG GTTCCCCAGATGCCAatgcaaccacaacaacagcagcaaccaccggcGCCACCACAACAGATGCAACAGACGAGTGCCgctcctccgccaccgccaatgATGCCACCGATGTCATTCCCGATGTCGTCGACTCCTTCAAATATTCCACAG ccaccagcaccgccaatgccaccgatgatgatgaaccacAGTAACGCGGCtgctcctccgccaccaccgccaccgcccggtGCGAACATGTCCGTGAAACCGGGCGAAATCAACTCGTTGGCCCTCCAGCTGGCCAGTGCCAAACTGAAGCGCAGCACACCGGCGCAACCGAAGGGCGGTTCGGCAACGTCCGTCAGTGTCACCAGTGCCTCGTCCGCATCATCACTGGGctcggccagcagcaatgcCATTTCTTCCACCGTGACGGAGAACAGTGGCAGTAGTACGTCGAGTGGAG GGCGATCGTCATCCGGTATGGCCTCGATGATGGACGAAATGGCGAAGACTCTTGCTCGACGACGAGCGCAAGCGGAGAAAAAGGAG CCGGACtccaacgatgatggtggcgcatCCGGGACACGTCAGCGGGCCTGGGAAAAGTCTAGCACGCTACCGCACAAGCTGGGTAACAGCAGCCAAAACGCGAGTGGTTCCGGTAGTGCTGGAGCAGGAGGGCAGGGTTCTAGCTTGAGCGGTTCCGAATCACCGAAACCGGCCCGGAAGCGGTTTGGTAGTGCGAGTGAAGAGACGATACTAAAG CAAATAAATGGTGGCGATAGCTTCTCGCTGCCAACCGCCGTCGAGCTCGACCATCTGAAGGAGGATATTTTGCGCGAAATGCGTTCCGAGATCGCGAAAGCGAAGAATGAAATTATACAAGCTATCAAATCCGAGTTCAACCGTAGGTAA
- the LOC126578744 gene encoding protein enabled isoform X2 — MMCEQSIIGARASVMVYDDVQKKWIPSGSSSGLSKVQIFHHQQNNTFRVVGRKLQDHEVVINCSIIKGLKYNQATATFHQWRDSKFVYGLNFSSPQDAEAFARAMMHALDVLSGRVPPPSNMQTTNPNPNQMAAYEEDMGYRTMTREDAAIMQQQQQMTSQPAGVGPPQPPPNTIPGPGGGGGGGGGGPGILSPQTPTSQTLPSQASQQQQQQQQTHHRTNSAPPVPPALPIQQQQQQLQQPQQPQQPIPSQQQQQPKPIYASQQSNSSTNSITYGNNSPYPQPIYVASNQNQTIVNQSVITQQQQQVPLPPNLANGGGSIYATATCSPSATNNNSSNSIYAGQQQQQQQQQPPPPPMMMPPNGYGPSNGAPGGGLPYGGPVGQSQYGIPAVPQMPMQPQQQQQPPAPPQQMQQTSAAPPPPPMMPPMSFPMSSTPSNIPQPPAPPMPPMMMNHSNAAAPPPPPPPPGANMSVKPGEINSLALQLASAKLKRSTPAQPKGGSATSVSVTSASSASSLGSASSNAISSTVTENSGSSTSSGGRRSSSGMASMMDEMAKTLARRRAQAEKKEPDSNDDGGASGTRQRAWEKSSTLPHKLGNSSQNASGSGSAGAGGQGSSLSGSESPKPARKRFGSASEETILKQINGGDSFSLPTAVELDHLKEDILREMRSEIAKAKNEIIQAIKSEFNRR, encoded by the exons ATGATGTG cGAACAAAGTATAATCGGTGCCCGGGCTTCGGTCATGGTGTACGATGATGTGCAGAAGAAGTGGATCCCGTCGGGCAGCTCATCGGGGCTCAGCAAGGTGCAGATCttccatcaccagcagaaCAACACGTTCCGGGTGGTCGGCCGTAAGCTGCAGGACCACGAGGTCGTCATCAACTGTTCGATCATCAAGGGCCTGAAGTACAATCAGGCCACGGCAACGTTTCATCAGTGGCGCGATTCCAAGTTCGTCTACGGGCTGAACTTCTCCAGCCCGCAGGATGCGGAAGCGTTCGCCCGGGCAATGATGCATGCGCTCGAT GTGCTCAGTGGACGGGTTCCTCCACCGTCGAACATGCAGACAAccaacccgaacccgaaccagATGGCGGCGTACGAGGAGGATATGGGCTATCGGACGATGACGCGCGAAGATGCGGCcatcatgcagcagcaacagcaaatgacgagccagccggccggtgttggaccaccgcaaccaccacccaacacGATACCGggtccgggtggtggtggtggtggcggcggtggcggccctGGTATCCTTTCTCCTCAGACGCCCACATCTCAAACGTTGCCATCACAagccagccaacagcagcagcagcagcagcagacccatCATCGTACGAACAG tgcaccaccggtaccgccaGCGTTaccgatccagcagcagcagcagcaattacagcaaccacagcagccacagcagccgaTAccatcgcaacagcagcagcaaccgaaaccgatctaTGCATCAcaacagagcaacagcagtaccaACAGTATTACCTATGGAAACAACTCG CCGTATCCACAACCAATCTACGTAGCATcgaatcaaaatcaaacaatcgtGAATCAATCGGTGAtaacgcagcaacagcagcaggtcccGCTACCACCGAATCtagcgaacggtggtggttcgatcTATGCGACGGCCACATGCTCGCCAAgcgcaaccaacaacaactcgtCGAATTCCAtctacgctggccagcagcagcagcagcagcagcagcaaccaccgccaccaccgatgatgatgccaccgaATGGTTACGGCCCATCGAACGGggcccccggtggtggcctACCGTACGGTGGACCCGTTGGCCAATCCCAGTACGGCATACCAGCG GTTCCCCAGATGCCAatgcaaccacaacaacagcagcaaccaccggcGCCACCACAACAGATGCAACAGACGAGTGCCgctcctccgccaccgccaatgATGCCACCGATGTCATTCCCGATGTCGTCGACTCCTTCAAATATTCCACAG ccaccagcaccgccaatgccaccgatgatgatgaaccacAGTAACGCGGCtgctcctccgccaccaccgccaccgcccggtGCGAACATGTCCGTGAAACCGGGCGAAATCAACTCGTTGGCCCTCCAGCTGGCCAGTGCCAAACTGAAGCGCAGCACACCGGCGCAACCGAAGGGCGGTTCGGCAACGTCCGTCAGTGTCACCAGTGCCTCGTCCGCATCATCACTGGGctcggccagcagcaatgcCATTTCTTCCACCGTGACGGAGAACAGTGGCAGTAGTACGTCGAGTGGAGGTA GGCGATCGTCATCCGGTATGGCCTCGATGATGGACGAAATGGCGAAGACTCTTGCTCGACGACGAGCGCAAGCGGAGAAAAAGGAG CCGGACtccaacgatgatggtggcgcatCCGGGACACGTCAGCGGGCCTGGGAAAAGTCTAGCACGCTACCGCACAAGCTGGGTAACAGCAGCCAAAACGCGAGTGGTTCCGGTAGTGCTGGAGCAGGAGGGCAGGGTTCTAGCTTGAGCGGTTCCGAATCACCGAAACCGGCCCGGAAGCGGTTTGGTAGTGCGAGTGAAGAGACGATACTAAAG CAAATAAATGGTGGCGATAGCTTCTCGCTGCCAACCGCCGTCGAGCTCGACCATCTGAAGGAGGATATTTTGCGCGAAATGCGTTCCGAGATCGCGAAAGCGAAGAATGAAATTATACAAGCTATCAAATCCGAGTTCAACCGTAGGTAA